A portion of the Parasedimentitalea marina genome contains these proteins:
- a CDS encoding PAS-domain containing protein, producing the protein MQNIVSMEWLVLATLCAATAAVAVWWLSPTSGHQSLEQDLLSGDDRADAVFLFDDSNLIGWSTGARKFIGDRAEGFSWATLRDQLSRSYPGLPQSPGFLKDVGPLVLSGTATAESHEAHCEWIDGITRVQLRRSASVAKDKSLDQELTTLRAAVHQAPYPVWLQSEDDEVTWSNLAYDNLSQKLRGRNVDFADPLFADLSEPMASGKAERISIPLPDSNKKLWYNISTTETEAGWLSHAVDINAVVDAEVAQRNFVQTLAKTFAQLSIGLAIFDRNRQLVLFNPVLIDLTALPANFLSSRPNLLSFFDRLRDQRMMPEPKNYTSWRHQMADLLEAAAEGRYQETWSLPSGSVYSVSGRPHPDGAVAFLFEDITAEITLTRQFRSELEMGQSIMDQMDEAIAVFANDGTMTFSNKAYHDLWQMDPEASFAKVSVVDACRVWQDMCAATPTWGELRDFVNGHENRDPWWTHVQLRSGDPMICKVSPVQNGATMVTFRTPGPSIAPKEQERFAITHQDG; encoded by the coding sequence ATGCAAAACATCGTCTCCATGGAATGGCTTGTTTTGGCGACTTTATGTGCAGCCACTGCAGCAGTTGCTGTTTGGTGGCTCTCTCCTACCTCTGGGCATCAAAGTCTGGAGCAAGATCTGCTATCTGGTGATGACCGGGCAGACGCCGTTTTTCTGTTTGATGATTCTAACTTGATCGGCTGGTCCACAGGGGCACGTAAGTTCATTGGCGACCGGGCTGAAGGGTTCAGTTGGGCCACCCTGCGGGATCAATTGTCACGTAGCTATCCGGGCCTGCCCCAGTCACCAGGCTTTTTAAAAGATGTCGGACCACTTGTACTGTCCGGAACTGCGACTGCCGAATCTCACGAAGCGCATTGTGAATGGATCGACGGTATCACCCGTGTTCAATTGCGCCGCAGTGCATCCGTGGCGAAGGACAAGTCCCTTGACCAAGAGTTGACCACTCTGCGTGCCGCTGTGCATCAGGCACCCTATCCGGTCTGGCTTCAATCCGAAGATGACGAAGTGACCTGGTCCAACTTGGCCTATGATAATCTGAGCCAGAAATTACGCGGACGTAATGTAGATTTCGCCGATCCGCTGTTTGCTGACCTGTCCGAACCAATGGCCAGCGGCAAAGCAGAGCGGATCTCTATCCCACTGCCCGACAGTAATAAAAAACTGTGGTACAATATCTCAACCACCGAAACCGAGGCTGGTTGGCTAAGTCACGCGGTCGACATCAACGCGGTGGTCGACGCCGAAGTCGCCCAGCGGAACTTTGTTCAGACACTGGCAAAAACCTTTGCTCAGCTGTCCATCGGCCTGGCCATTTTCGACCGTAATCGCCAGTTGGTTCTGTTTAACCCAGTGCTGATTGACCTTACCGCACTGCCCGCCAACTTTCTCAGCTCGCGGCCAAATTTGCTTAGCTTCTTTGACCGCCTTCGCGATCAACGGATGATGCCCGAGCCGAAAAACTACACCAGCTGGCGCCACCAAATGGCCGACCTTCTCGAAGCTGCAGCTGAAGGCCGGTATCAGGAAACTTGGTCTTTGCCTTCGGGTTCAGTCTATTCGGTAAGCGGTCGTCCGCACCCTGACGGGGCCGTTGCCTTCCTGTTCGAAGACATTACTGCCGAAATCACCCTGACTCGTCAGTTCCGCTCGGAGCTGGAAATGGGCCAATCGATCATGGACCAAATGGACGAGGCCATTGCAGTGTTCGCAAATGACGGCACCATGACGTTTTCTAACAAAGCCTACCATGATTTGTGGCAGATGGACCCTGAAGCCAGTTTTGCCAAGGTATCGGTGGTTGATGCATGCCGTGTCTGGCAGGACATGTGCGCCGCAACCCCCACTTGGGGCGAGTTGCGCGACTTTGTAAACGGCCACGAAAACCGCGACCCGTGGTGGACACACGTCCAGCTGCGCAGCGGTGATCCTATGATCTGTAAGGTTTCTCCGGTGCAGAACGGTGCAACAATGGTGACATTCCGCACGCCGGGCCCGTCTATCGCTCCGAAGGAACAGGAACGCTTTGCGATCACGCACCAAGACGGCTAA
- a CDS encoding ActR/PrrA/RegA family redox response regulator transcription factor, whose protein sequence is MAETAPQEIGPDKTLLLVDDDEPFLRRLAKAMEKRGFEVETAGSVAAGRAVATARPPAYAVVDLRLEDGNGLDVVEVLREKRPDSRVVVLTGYGAIATAVAAVKIGATDYLSKPADATDVTNALLAHADALPPPPENPMSADRVRWEHIQRVYELCDRNVSETARRLNMHRRTLQRILAKRSPK, encoded by the coding sequence ATGGCCGAAACTGCTCCGCAGGAGATTGGACCTGACAAGACATTGTTGCTGGTTGACGACGACGAACCATTTTTGCGCCGCCTGGCCAAAGCCATGGAAAAACGTGGATTCGAAGTTGAAACTGCCGGATCTGTAGCGGCAGGACGCGCTGTCGCAACAGCGCGCCCGCCGGCCTATGCGGTTGTTGATTTGCGGCTTGAAGACGGGAACGGTCTGGACGTGGTTGAAGTCCTGCGAGAGAAACGCCCAGATAGTCGGGTGGTTGTGCTGACAGGCTACGGTGCCATCGCCACGGCCGTGGCAGCAGTGAAAATTGGCGCCACTGATTATCTGAGCAAACCAGCTGATGCCACGGATGTTACAAATGCACTGCTGGCGCATGCGGATGCGTTACCACCGCCGCCAGAAAACCCTATGAGTGCTGACCGGGTCCGTTGGGAACACATTCAAAGAGTGTATGAGCTTTGTGATCGCAACGTGTCAGAAACAGCGCGTCGATTGAATATGCATCGTCGTACGTTACAGCGCATTTTGGCTAAGCGGAGCCCGAAATAG
- the addB gene encoding double-strand break repair protein AddB, with protein MMFKPSDTPRIFALPCGTDFPRALVDGLIQRSNDQPPEALAKVELIVNTKRMARRIRSLFDAGPTLLLPRISLLGDISSRVALHGLPPALPRLRRRLLLSQLVAKLLEADPSLAARSSLYDLSDSLAALFDEMQGEGVTTDTIRNLDVSDMSDHWARAQKFIDIADEFTDSQDGTIEVEARQRQMVLNQIDTWQENPPQHPVILAGSTGSRGTTLLLMQAIARLPQGAVVLPGFDFDLPSQVWVGLDDPLISEDHPQFRFHKLMTGLDLAPDDINPWCDNAPPAPARNQLVSLSLRPAPVTDAWMTEGPKLMDLDKATENVTLIEAPNPRGEALAIALRLRQAAEDGQTAALITPDRMLSRRVSATLDRWNILPDDSAGQPLQLSPPGRFLRHVAELFCKELAGDSLLTLLKHPLAHTGNNRGPHKRFLQEMELSLRENGPPFPDKESILSFELSKESEGFVEWRHWVSKLFSDQVTEDNLPLSEWVSRLLILSEAIAGGSQADGSGILWDKKAGEKAHKVMQELEAEAQHGGDMTARDFADLLGALLSQGEVRDRDAPHGKIMIWGTLEARVQGADLVILGGLNEGSWPEAATPDPWLNRQLRNQAGLLLPERRIGLSAHDFQQAIAAPEVWISRAIRSDDSDTVASRWLNRLCNLLDGLPEQNGPDLLQAMRDRGQKWLDWAVALEKPTKTSPALRPSPRPPVSARPRRLTITEIPRLIRDPYAIYAKHVLRLRVLNPLVRVPDALLRGIVVHEVFEHFIKETLDDPSLLTRDHLLQKSRDLLEQHVPWPVARCLWLSRVNRIAGDFIQAEQTRRLTSHPIAFEAKGEARLDPLDFTIACRADRIDEDDRGFLHLYDYKTGAPPSETQQLKFEKQLLIEAAMAEQGAFEDIGPREVSRAMFIGLGTAMKEIRAPIDKDPPAKVWENLRELISAYFEPNQGFSSRRMLHLDTELGDYDHLARFGEWDRSATPEPEDLT; from the coding sequence ATGATGTTTAAACCTTCAGATACGCCCCGCATATTTGCCTTGCCATGCGGAACCGATTTCCCTCGTGCACTTGTCGACGGGCTGATCCAACGCAGCAATGACCAGCCGCCCGAAGCGCTGGCCAAGGTTGAGCTGATCGTCAACACCAAACGTATGGCTCGACGGATCCGCAGCCTGTTTGACGCCGGCCCAACTTTACTGCTCCCACGAATATCGCTGTTAGGCGACATATCAAGTCGAGTCGCATTGCACGGATTGCCACCTGCTTTGCCGCGTCTTCGACGGCGACTGCTATTGTCGCAACTGGTAGCCAAACTTCTAGAAGCAGACCCCAGCCTGGCAGCGCGGTCATCTCTGTATGATCTTTCAGACAGCCTGGCTGCCTTGTTTGATGAAATGCAGGGCGAAGGTGTCACAACCGATACCATTCGTAACCTCGATGTCTCGGATATGTCAGACCACTGGGCGCGTGCGCAGAAATTTATCGACATTGCTGATGAGTTCACGGATAGCCAAGACGGAACGATCGAAGTTGAGGCTCGCCAGCGTCAGATGGTGTTAAACCAAATTGACACGTGGCAAGAAAACCCACCGCAACATCCGGTAATTTTAGCGGGCTCAACCGGATCACGCGGGACAACATTGTTGCTAATGCAAGCCATCGCGCGCCTACCACAAGGTGCGGTGGTCCTGCCCGGCTTTGACTTCGATCTTCCCTCTCAGGTCTGGGTTGGTCTCGACGATCCACTTATATCAGAAGATCACCCACAATTTCGATTTCACAAGCTGATGACAGGTCTGGACCTGGCTCCGGATGACATAAATCCCTGGTGTGACAATGCACCACCGGCCCCTGCACGCAATCAACTTGTTTCCCTGTCTCTGCGCCCTGCCCCAGTAACCGACGCCTGGATGACCGAAGGTCCCAAATTGATGGATTTGGACAAGGCGACAGAAAATGTAACCCTGATTGAGGCCCCAAATCCACGTGGTGAAGCATTGGCCATCGCATTGCGACTGCGACAAGCGGCCGAGGACGGGCAAACGGCGGCGCTGATCACCCCGGATCGAATGTTAAGCCGTCGGGTTTCGGCAACTCTTGACCGGTGGAACATTCTACCAGACGACAGCGCTGGCCAGCCATTGCAACTGTCACCACCGGGCCGGTTTCTGCGTCATGTGGCTGAATTATTTTGCAAGGAATTGGCCGGAGACAGTCTTCTAACCTTGTTAAAACATCCACTGGCTCATACCGGGAATAACAGAGGCCCACACAAGAGATTTCTTCAAGAAATGGAACTTTCTCTAAGAGAGAATGGGCCGCCTTTCCCAGACAAAGAGTCTATTCTTTCTTTCGAACTCAGCAAGGAATCTGAGGGTTTCGTTGAATGGCGACATTGGGTATCTAAGCTTTTTTCAGATCAGGTTACTGAGGATAACCTTCCGCTGTCAGAATGGGTTTCCCGTCTATTAATTCTGTCCGAGGCTATTGCTGGCGGCAGTCAAGCCGATGGTTCCGGCATCCTTTGGGATAAAAAGGCCGGTGAAAAAGCTCATAAGGTCATGCAAGAACTGGAAGCCGAGGCCCAGCATGGCGGCGACATGACCGCCCGCGACTTTGCTGACTTACTGGGGGCGCTACTGTCGCAAGGCGAAGTCCGCGACCGGGACGCTCCGCATGGAAAGATCATGATCTGGGGTACGCTCGAGGCCCGCGTTCAAGGCGCCGACCTGGTGATTTTGGGCGGGCTAAATGAAGGCAGTTGGCCCGAGGCCGCCACGCCCGATCCCTGGCTAAACCGTCAATTGCGCAATCAGGCCGGATTACTGCTGCCTGAACGCCGGATCGGGTTGTCCGCACATGATTTTCAACAAGCCATCGCCGCGCCTGAAGTTTGGATAAGCCGCGCCATTCGGTCTGACGATTCCGACACTGTTGCCTCTCGTTGGCTAAACCGGTTGTGCAATCTTCTGGATGGGTTACCCGAGCAAAACGGGCCGGATCTTTTACAAGCCATGCGGGATCGCGGCCAAAAATGGCTCGACTGGGCCGTCGCGCTTGAAAAACCGACAAAAACAAGCCCTGCCCTGCGCCCGTCACCACGGCCGCCGGTGTCTGCCCGCCCGCGTCGGCTTACCATTACAGAAATCCCTCGATTGATCCGCGATCCCTACGCGATTTATGCCAAACATGTGTTGCGCTTAAGAGTTCTAAACCCGCTGGTTCGCGTCCCCGATGCCCTGTTGCGTGGCATCGTGGTGCACGAGGTGTTCGAGCATTTCATCAAGGAAACGCTGGATGACCCCAGCCTGCTAACCCGCGACCATCTACTGCAAAAATCGCGTGACTTGCTGGAACAGCACGTGCCCTGGCCGGTGGCGCGTTGCCTGTGGTTGTCCCGCGTGAACCGGATTGCCGGAGATTTCATTCAGGCTGAACAGACCCGCCGTTTAACCTCGCACCCGATAGCGTTTGAAGCCAAAGGTGAGGCCCGGTTAGACCCGCTTGATTTTACCATCGCCTGCCGCGCCGATCGCATAGACGAGGATGACCGCGGATTTCTGCACCTTTACGACTACAAAACCGGTGCTCCGCCGTCAGAGACGCAACAGTTGAAGTTCGAAAAACAATTACTGATCGAGGCCGCAATGGCCGAACAGGGTGCGTTTGAAGACATCGGTCCCAGAGAAGTCTCCCGAGCCATGTTCATCGGGTTGGGTACCGCAATGAAGGAAATTCGCGCACCAATTGACAAAGATCCGCCTGCCAAGGTTTGGGAGAACCTCCGCGAGCTGATCAGCGCCTATTTTGAGCCTAACCAGGGCTTTTCAAGCCGCCGCATGCTGCATTTGGATACTGAATTGGGCGACTATGATCATCTTGCGCGGTTCGGCGAATGGGACCGAAGTGCGACACCAGAACCCGAGGATCTGACATGA
- a CDS encoding HD domain-containing protein translates to MATPPRAWQRMLSGRRLDLLDPTPVDIEIDDIAHGLAFVARWNGQTIGEFAYSVAEHSLLVETLYGRINPKAPVKWRLAALLHDAPEYVIGDMISPVKAAIGPSYGELDARLTAAIHLRFGLPAALPVTVKKQIKKADHISAWMEAVQIAGFSVQEANKLFGRPSEELIGDLKIQLRPPVEVRKLFVERFAELLALQ, encoded by the coding sequence ATGGCCACTCCCCCACGCGCCTGGCAACGGATGCTTTCAGGGCGACGACTGGATCTTTTGGATCCTACTCCGGTTGATATCGAGATCGATGATATTGCCCATGGATTGGCATTTGTGGCGCGCTGGAACGGTCAGACAATAGGGGAGTTTGCCTATTCAGTGGCGGAACATTCGCTACTTGTTGAAACACTGTACGGCCGCATCAACCCCAAAGCGCCAGTAAAATGGCGATTGGCTGCCTTGCTGCATGACGCACCGGAATATGTGATCGGAGACATGATTTCACCGGTCAAAGCTGCGATTGGTCCATCATATGGGGAATTGGACGCGCGCTTGACCGCCGCTATTCATCTTAGATTTGGACTACCGGCTGCACTGCCTGTCACTGTAAAAAAGCAGATCAAAAAAGCAGACCACATTAGCGCCTGGATGGAAGCTGTTCAAATCGCTGGTTTCTCGGTGCAAGAGGCCAACAAACTCTTTGGCAGGCCCAGCGAAGAGCTGATTGGTGACCTGAAAATTCAGCTGAGACCACCCGTCGAAGTTCGTAAATTGTTTGTCGAACGCTTTGCCGAACTTTTGGCTTTGCAATAA
- the regB gene encoding sensor histidine kinase RegB: MTETNIGLMSGQERSHWIRLRTLILLRWIAIGGQISAIAVAQGFYNLQLNLGLCYFAIGVSIVGNLVAMFVFPENKRLSEFENFLTVLFDLMQLSFLLYLTGGLNNPFAILVLGPVTISANMMRLRSTLIIGGTAIILVTLMAEFHVPLRTAQGFVLRIPDVFVFGNWTAIIIAVLFLGAYSYRISSEMRSMSDALAATQLALSREQKLTDLGGVIAAAAHELGTPLATIKLASAELIEELEDRPDLCVDAALIREQADRCRDILRDMGRAGKDDLHLRQAPLSTVVHEAAEPHMHRGKFIHFEEGPDEGGGFQQPTVLRKPEIIHGLRNLVQNAVDYSRANVWVESSWTDDDITLRIYDDGAGYPSQMLGRIGDPFVRQGRVDSDRKTRPEYEGMGLGLFIAKTLLERTGAKLHFANGSDPSQSISIHSDRQGAVVEVYWPRQKIDAIEGENAVPLGRNQPIEI; encoded by the coding sequence GTGACTGAGACAAATATTGGCCTGATGAGCGGACAAGAACGCAGCCACTGGATCCGGTTGCGCACCTTGATTCTGCTGCGATGGATCGCCATCGGGGGGCAGATCTCTGCCATTGCCGTCGCCCAGGGTTTTTACAACCTCCAGCTAAATCTGGGCCTGTGCTATTTTGCAATTGGTGTTTCAATCGTTGGAAACCTGGTGGCAATGTTCGTCTTTCCCGAGAACAAACGCCTGTCAGAGTTTGAGAACTTTTTGACTGTCCTGTTCGACCTGATGCAGCTCTCTTTTCTGCTGTACCTCACCGGCGGGTTGAACAATCCGTTTGCAATTCTGGTACTGGGCCCGGTTACGATATCCGCCAACATGATGCGGCTGCGTTCTACCCTGATTATCGGCGGCACTGCTATTATCTTAGTGACGCTAATGGCCGAATTCCACGTACCGTTACGTACTGCTCAAGGCTTCGTTCTGCGAATTCCGGATGTTTTTGTCTTTGGCAACTGGACTGCCATTATCATCGCCGTCTTGTTTTTGGGCGCCTACTCGTACCGGATCAGTTCAGAAATGCGCTCCATGTCTGATGCTTTGGCGGCAACTCAACTGGCCCTGTCTCGTGAACAGAAATTGACCGACCTGGGCGGTGTAATTGCGGCGGCCGCGCACGAATTAGGCACCCCACTGGCCACTATTAAACTGGCCAGTGCAGAATTGATTGAAGAGTTGGAAGACCGTCCCGATCTGTGTGTCGATGCTGCGCTGATTCGCGAGCAGGCCGACCGCTGCCGCGATATTCTTCGGGATATGGGGCGGGCAGGCAAAGATGACCTACATCTGCGCCAGGCGCCTCTTTCCACCGTGGTTCATGAAGCTGCTGAGCCACATATGCATCGCGGAAAGTTTATTCATTTTGAAGAGGGCCCGGACGAAGGTGGGGGCTTTCAGCAACCAACCGTCCTGCGTAAACCAGAAATCATCCATGGGTTACGAAATCTTGTCCAGAATGCCGTGGATTATTCCCGCGCCAATGTCTGGGTTGAATCGTCATGGACCGACGATGACATCACTCTGCGTATCTATGATGATGGCGCTGGCTACCCCTCGCAGATGCTAGGGCGGATTGGCGATCCCTTTGTTCGGCAAGGCCGCGTCGACAGTGATCGCAAAACACGCCCCGAGTATGAAGGTATGGGGCTTGGGCTCTTCATTGCCAAAACTCTACTGGAGCGTACTGGGGCAAAATTGCATTTTGCCAATGGCTCTGATCCATCGCAATCTATTAGCATTCACTCCGACAGGCAGGGCGCTGTTGTCGAAGTGTACTGGCCCCGGCAGAAGATCGATGCAATAGAAGGCGAAAATGCGGTCCCATTAGGCCGGAACCAACCGATAGAAATTTAA
- a CDS encoding nucleotidyltransferase family protein, giving the protein MQTHPSSVMLFAAGFGTRMKTLTRDCPKPMIKVAGRSLIDYALDLARELSPDRIVANLHYKPEQLQAHLEPQGVLLSHETPEILDTGGGLRQAIHLLGNGPVFTMNTDVIWAGPNPLELARDAWDPDIMDALLVCVPLARAMGRKGAGDFTADPQGRISRGGDLVYGGVQIVKTSGLQTIEKNTFSLNELWNQMHDANRLFALQYPGHWCDVGYPEGIEIAESLLKSYDV; this is encoded by the coding sequence ATGCAAACCCACCCCTCGTCTGTGATGCTGTTTGCCGCCGGCTTTGGCACCCGAATGAAGACTTTGACCCGTGACTGTCCTAAGCCAATGATCAAGGTAGCCGGTCGATCGCTCATCGATTACGCGCTGGATCTGGCACGTGAGCTTTCACCAGACCGTATTGTCGCCAATCTGCATTACAAGCCTGAGCAGCTGCAGGCACATCTTGAACCACAAGGGGTGCTGCTAAGTCATGAAACGCCCGAGATTCTGGACACCGGCGGAGGCTTGCGGCAGGCTATTCATTTGCTAGGCAATGGTCCGGTTTTCACCATGAACACCGATGTGATTTGGGCCGGTCCAAACCCGCTGGAACTGGCACGCGACGCTTGGGACCCAGACATCATGGACGCATTGCTGGTTTGTGTGCCGCTGGCCCGCGCAATGGGACGCAAGGGCGCCGGCGATTTCACTGCCGACCCCCAAGGTCGCATCAGCCGCGGTGGTGATCTGGTTTATGGCGGCGTGCAAATCGTAAAAACCTCTGGCCTGCAAACTATTGAGAAGAACACCTTTTCACTGAATGAACTTTGGAACCAGATGCATGACGCGAACCGTCTATTTGCGCTGCAATACCCTGGCCACTGGTGCGATGTTGGCTACCCAGAAGGTATCGAAATCGCCGAAAGCCTGTTGAAATCATATGATGTTTAA
- the tsaE gene encoding tRNA (adenosine(37)-N6)-threonylcarbamoyltransferase complex ATPase subunit type 1 TsaE yields the protein MTLCHATRTLSSPQDTADLATRIAEALSPGDCLLLEGPIGAGKTHFSRHLIQSLLPVAEDVPSPTFTLVQTYDVPTGELWHADLYRLSSLDEIEELGLVDAFDTAICLIEWPDRMAELTPMHALKLRLALDADHADTRHLTFTWNDEKWHPLMDRIAND from the coding sequence ATGACACTTTGCCATGCGACCCGTACTCTTTCCTCTCCGCAGGACACCGCCGATCTGGCCACTCGCATCGCCGAGGCTCTTAGCCCCGGCGATTGCCTTTTGTTGGAAGGCCCTATTGGCGCTGGCAAAACCCATTTCTCCCGGCACCTGATCCAATCATTGTTGCCAGTAGCCGAAGACGTCCCGTCACCTACGTTCACTTTGGTGCAAACTTATGACGTGCCCACCGGCGAATTATGGCACGCAGACCTGTACCGGCTGTCATCATTGGATGAAATTGAAGAACTGGGTCTGGTCGACGCCTTTGACACCGCGATCTGCCTGATCGAATGGCCCGATCGAATGGCCGAACTCACACCCATGCATGCACTGAAATTGCGTCTTGCTCTGGACGCCGATCACGCAGATACCCGCCATCTGACGTTCACTTGGAATGATGAAAAGTGGCACCCGCTGATGGATCGGATAGCCAATGACTGA
- a CDS encoding aminoglycoside phosphotransferase family protein, producing the protein MTDRKNLATAFINTTDWANGTRVDLAGDASDRKYERVFAPITELPAVLMDAPPGQAEDVATFVFITNHLRDLGLSAPEILAEDTEHGFLLIEDLGDDLYARILRSDPSLEIPLYKAATDVLVKLHSAPMPKLETMGPRVMAHLDDIAFTHYSGGILSAHDTDPAARFVDRFEEILRATVQGDPVLVQRDYHAENLLWLPDRSGVARVGLLDYQAALAGHRAYDLVSLLQDARRDVPADIESQMIDHYIANTNVDSQGFRTAYTVLGVQRNLRILGVFARLSSDYGKPQYVDLIPRVWAHMIRGLDHPALAPVADIIRNSMPQPTPENLDKLRP; encoded by the coding sequence ATGACTGATCGAAAAAACCTGGCCACTGCATTTATTAATACAACCGATTGGGCCAATGGCACGCGGGTTGATCTGGCGGGGGATGCCTCGGATCGCAAATACGAGCGAGTGTTTGCGCCGATCACAGAACTGCCCGCAGTTCTGATGGATGCTCCACCGGGTCAGGCTGAGGATGTCGCAACTTTTGTCTTCATCACAAACCACCTGCGTGATCTGGGGTTAAGCGCGCCGGAAATTTTGGCCGAAGATACCGAACATGGTTTTTTGTTGATCGAAGACCTTGGTGACGATCTGTATGCACGTATCCTTCGTAGCGATCCATCGCTGGAAATACCACTGTATAAGGCCGCCACGGATGTTCTGGTAAAGCTGCACTCAGCGCCAATGCCCAAGCTGGAAACCATGGGCCCGCGTGTGATGGCACACTTGGATGACATTGCATTCACCCATTACAGTGGCGGTATTCTTAGTGCCCACGACACCGATCCGGCAGCCCGATTTGTGGATCGATTCGAAGAAATTCTACGTGCCACAGTTCAGGGAGATCCAGTCCTGGTTCAACGTGATTACCATGCCGAAAACCTGTTATGGCTACCGGATCGCAGCGGTGTTGCCCGGGTTGGTTTATTGGATTATCAGGCCGCTCTTGCCGGCCATCGTGCTTATGATCTTGTGTCGCTTCTCCAAGATGCCCGCCGAGACGTTCCCGCCGACATAGAGTCTCAAATGATTGATCACTATATCGCCAACACCAACGTCGACAGCCAAGGATTTCGAACTGCCTATACCGTATTGGGCGTGCAGCGAAACCTGCGCATCTTGGGGGTGTTTGCCCGTCTGTCTAGTGACTACGGTAAACCGCAATATGTTGATCTAATCCCCCGAGTTTGGGCACATATGATCCGCGGCTTGGATCACCCAGCGCTGGCGCCGGTGGCGGACATAATCCGCAACTCCATGCCACAGCCAACGCCCGAAAACCTGGATAAGCTGAGACCGTGA
- a CDS encoding SCO family protein, which yields MNRLYAILASVSVAALVGGVWVMTQRGAEADQFAQCRSSQIAGGAAQIGGPFELVNAKGETVTDKDVITEPSLVYFGYTFCPDVCPMDTARNADAIDVLAERGQSVTPVFISIDPTRDTPEVVGEFAENLHERMIGLTGSLDQVKAASRAYKTYFQAQTGDDEFYLVDHSTFSYLVLPEQGFVEFFRRDVEPEEMADQIGCFLDKM from the coding sequence ATGAACCGTTTATACGCCATTCTTGCCTCTGTTTCTGTTGCTGCCCTGGTGGGTGGTGTTTGGGTTATGACCCAACGCGGCGCAGAGGCAGATCAGTTTGCTCAATGCCGCAGCAGTCAGATTGCCGGTGGTGCAGCACAGATTGGTGGACCATTTGAACTGGTGAACGCCAAGGGAGAGACTGTTACTGACAAAGATGTGATCACCGAGCCGTCGCTGGTGTATTTCGGGTATACGTTCTGCCCCGATGTTTGTCCGATGGATACCGCCCGCAATGCTGATGCGATTGATGTGTTGGCGGAACGCGGTCAAAGCGTGACTCCGGTTTTCATTTCAATCGACCCAACACGAGATACTCCTGAAGTGGTTGGTGAATTTGCTGAAAACCTTCATGAGCGAATGATTGGACTGACGGGATCTTTGGATCAGGTAAAAGCGGCCAGCCGGGCGTATAAGACGTATTTCCAGGCGCAAACAGGTGATGATGAGTTTTATCTTGTTGATCACTCGACCTTTTCCTACCTCGTGCTGCCCGAGCAGGGTTTTGTCGAGTTTTTCCGCCGCGATGTAGAGCCCGAAGAGATGGCCGATCAGATCGGTTGTTTTCTGGACAAAATGTAG